The window CATCTGAGAAACAGTGATAACTATAAGTCCGTAACTGATTAGAAATAATAATAGGCGTGTCATTATGCATCGTCCTTTTGATTTTCTTTGATTATATGACTGCATGGCCCTCTTTTAGACGAAGGGGGCTTTTTAAATTGTGAAACTCTCGAGTCTGTTGATGAAAATGTGAGCCCAGCCCGCAAAACTGTCACTACAAAAAAAAAAACGTCCCAGTAAACTGAGACGTTTTCCTACCAAAACCTTATATTTTCTTAAATACGAGTGAGGCGTTATGTCCGCCGAAACCGAGTGAGTTACTCATTGCGTACGTAATATCTACTTTACGTGCCCCTTCTGTTACATAGTCGAGGTCACATTCCGGGTCTGCATTGACATAATTCATCGTCGGTGGCAGGATACCTTCTTGAAGTGCTTTCACCGTGAAGATTGCTTCAATTCCGCCTGCAGCGCCGAGCAGATGGCCTGTCATCGATTTTGTTGAACTCATCGCGAGTTTGTATGCGTGCTCGCCGAAAACTGTTTTTGCTGCCATCGTTTCGAACAAATCATTATACGCAGTGCTTGTCCCATGCGCATTGATGTAGTCAATTTTGTCCGGTGAAATCCCACTTTGTTCGATCGCTTCTTGCATTGCGCGCGCGCCGCCTTCGCCTCCAGGAGCTGGAGCCGTAATATGATGTGCATCACCTGTCGAACCATAACCAACCAGTTCAGCATAAATTTTTGCACCACGTGCAAGTGCGTGTTCATACTCTTCCAGAATTAAGATTCCTGCACCTTCTCCTATTACAAAGCCATCTCGTTCTTTATCGAAGGGGCGTGATGCCGTTGCAGGGTCCGGATTCAAAGATAAAGCTGTATTTGCACAAAAACCGGCAACTGACATCGTTGTGATTGGTGCTTCAGCGCCGCCAGTAATCATGACATCCGCTTCACCGCGACGGATAACTTCAAACGCATCGCCAATCGAATTCGTGCCTGAAGCGCAAGCCGTTACTGTACACGAGTTGATGCCTTTTGCCCCGTGATAAATCGAAACTTGCCCTGCCGCCATATCTGGAATCATCATGGGTACAAAAAATGGGCTGACGCGGCGATAGCCTTTCTCTTGGAATGTCAGGAATTGTTGTTCATGTGTTTCCATACCGCCGATTCCGGATCCAATCCAAACACCCGTGCGAAGTGCTAAATCGCCTTCAAGTTCAAGATTTGCATCCTTCATAGCCATGATCGAAGAAGCCAGCGCATAATGGGTGAATCGATCCATTTTGCGCGCATCTTTCCGCGAAATGTATTCTTCTATATCAAAGTCCTTCACTTCTGCCGCTACTTTTACAGGAAACTGTTCACTGTCAAGTCTTGTCAGTGGTCCAATGCCAGATTTCCCCTCCAATACCGAGTTCCACGACTCTTCCGCCGAATTTCCGACTGGAGAAACAGCACCGATTCCAGTAACTACTACACGTTTTTTATCCATATGCCAAAACTTCCCTTCTATATAGACTGATTCTATTGCTTATAATTTATACGTTCATTCAAGGCATGTTCTGTTTATCTTCCCCACTTGATGCATAAAGCGCCCCAAGTGAGTCCTCCGCCAAATCCAACTAACACAATGACATCATCATCTTTCACTTTGCCTTCAGCTAAATCATCGACAAGTGAGATTGGAATGGACGCAGCGGATGTATTGCCGTATTTATGGATTGTCTTAGACATTTTTTCAACAGGTAAACCAAGTCGTTGCCGAGAGGCTTCCATAATTCTTATATTCGCTTGATGGGGAATGAGGAAATCGACATCCTCCTTCATCAGGCCAGCTTTTTTAATAACACTTTCAGCTGATTCACCCATTTGGCGGACTGCAAATTTGAATACTTCGCGACCGTTCATAACGAGTTTTTCATCCTGATAAAGATGTTTGCCTCCGCTGCCATCTGCACCAAGTTCAAACGAGAGGATTCCTCGCCCTTCGCTCACTTTTCCTACAATTGCGGCACCCGCCCCATCTCCAAATAGAATGGCGGTATTGCGGTCTTCCCAGTTGGTGATTTTCGATAATTTTTCAACACCCACAACGAGTACATAATCATATGTGCCCGATTCAATGAATTGTTTTGCTGTCACGATGCCGTACATGAATCCTGCACATGCAGCTGAAATATCCATTGCTGCTGCATGAGTTGCGCCTAATTGTTGTTGGAGCATTGACGATACTGATGGGAAAGGCCGATCAGGTGTCACTGTAGCTACAAGAATTAGCCCGATTTCCTCCGGCTTGATTCCCGCATTGCTAATCGCATCCTTTGCCGCACTGTATGCCATATGGGAAGTGTCGGTTGAATCATCCGCAATTCGTCTCTCTTCGATGCCTGTCATTGTACGGATCCATTCATCCGATGTATCTAAACGCTTTTCCAGATCTGCGTTTGTCAAAACTTGAGACGGTACGTATTTACCCATGCCGATAAGTCCAGCATTCATTCCGCATTCCCCGTTTCTTTATCATCTATTATTAGTACCTGCTCTTAATCATAAAAGAATTAGGCATATATTTCAACCCGCTGACACTTTTTCGCCAAATAAAGTTCGTATTGTTTGTAAATTAGTTTCTCCAATGTAGCTGCTGTGATATGATGAAATATGAAATAGTATTGTAGAGGTGAATTCGATGAGATACGTAATGACATTTTTCTGGTCTTTCTGTTTAATAACAATGCTGAACTATGTAGCTGGATCTATCGCTGACGTGCCGTTTGACTTCATGCCAGGCGCAATTGTTTCAGTCGTTGTCTCTGTTATCGTTATCATTTTGGGTGAATCTTTCCCAGAAGGCGAAGTTTCAGATCATTAATCAACAAAAAACCATTTCCCTCGCCGGAAATGGTTTTTTTATTTTTCTATATATAGTGGGCACTTAACAAACGGAAAATTAGTAAGTATACAAGTTGTAAGAAAGACTTCCTCCAACAACGCTTCGGCGCTTCGTGCATGCCTCCCGTGATAAGCCGGACAGAAAACCACTGTCAGTCTTATCACTTCGGCGACCACTTGAAAGGCGCCTTCGCTGGTACCTATTCTATAGAACGGATTTAAGAGTTTAACCACGGACAAGGGCTTTTGCTTTGCTTTCCGCTCCAGCAATCCAAGCAACTACAGCTACTTAAATGGAAAGCATACGAGAACCATCAAACAATCGCATAGCAAGGATGTATGTGCAATTCCTTAGTATGTTTAATATATTTCATTTTTTACAATTCCTTATGAAATAATCGTTTTTATCAGTATACATGTAATAAGATTTTACTCTTATACAAAAAAACAAAAAGCCGCATGGATCATATTATCCACACGGCGTTGCTTATAATTTAGTCACCTTTAGTTTTCCATCTTCCATAGCTAAAGATAACTTTCCGTTCTGTTCCAGATCACCTTTAATAACTTCTTTTGCCACAATCGTTTCAACATGTCTTTGGATAAAGCGTTTCAATGGACGTGCTCCGAAATCAGCATCTGTCCCTTCATTGACAATCCAATCGAGCACGTCTTCACTGTAGTCCATTGTGATCTCTTGCTGGCTTAATCGTTTAATAAGGTCTTCAATCATTTTCCGTGCGATCAAACGGAATGATTCTCCTGTAAGTGAATGGAAAATAATGATGTCGTCCATCCGGTTCAGCAGCTCCGGTTTGAAATGATTCTTTAATTCCGCCATGACAAGATCCTCTGCAGCATGGTTTTCAGTATCATCCAATCCATGCAGCAAGTAAGCCGATCCAATATTCGAAGTCATGATGACAACAGTATTCGTAAAGTTGACAATCCTGCCTTGGCTGTCTGTAATCCGGCCATCATCCAGCACTTGCAGCAAGATATTTGCGACGTCCGGATGCGCTTTTTCAATTTCATCTAACAGAACGACTGAATATGGATTGCGACGCACTGCTTCCGTCAACTGGCCGCCTTCCTCATACCCGATGTAGCCTGGAGGTGCTCCGACAAGCCTTGATATACTATGTTTCTCCATATATTCCGACATGTCAATGCGGATGAAATGGTCTTCCGAGTCAAACAGTGTCGCAGCAAGCGTTTTCGCAAGTTCTGTCTTCCCAACGCCCGTTGGTCCTAAAAATAGGAATGAGCCGATCGGTTTGTCGGGATCTTTAATACCTGCTCGGGCGCGCCACACTGCTTCCGTCACAAGTTGGACAGCATCATCTTGACCGATGACACGCTCCTCAAGCGTTTCACGTAGACGCAATAATTTCTCCCTCTCGCCTTCAACAAGTTTCGTTACGGGGATCCCTGTCCAGCGCGCAACGATCATCGCAATTTCTTCTTCTGTCACTTCTTCACGGAGCAGTCGATTTTCCTGACCGTCCACAAGTGCAGCTTCAAGTTCATGCAACTCGTCCTCAAGCGTCGGGATTTTTCCATACTTGAGTTCCGCGGCTTTGTTCAAGTCAAAACGGTTTTCAGCTTCTTCCAGTTCACGCCGGAAGCGATCCAATTTTTCTCGCTTATCCTGGATTCCACGCAACGTTTCTTTTTCAGAATCCCACTGCTCACGCATACCCGCGGAAGATTCTTTCAACTCTTTCAGTTCATCCCGCAACACTTCAAGACGATTTTTACTGACAGTGTCTTTTTCTTTGCGCAAAGCCTGCTCTTCGATTTCAAGTTGCATAATCCGGCGGGTCACTGCATCCAGCTCAGATGGCATCGAATCGATTTCCGTCCGGATCATTGCACTCGCTTCGTCTATTAAGTCGATTGCTTTGTCCGGCAAGAAACGTTCGGTCAAGTACCGATCAGACAAAGCTGCCGCTGCGACAATCGCACGGTCATGAATCCGTACCCCATGATGAAGCTCGTACCTTTCTTTCAATCCGCGTAATATCGATACTGTATCTTCAATAGACGGTTCACGCACGAGTACTTGCTGGAAACGACGTTCAAGCGCTGGGTCCTTTTCAATATACATACGATATTCATCGAGCGTCGTTGCTCCGATACAATATAATTCACCGCGTGCAAGCATCGGTTTCAGCATGTTTCCTGCATCCATTGCGCCTTCCGTCTTTCCCGCGCCGACTATCGTATGGATTTCATCGATGAACAGTATGATTTCTCCTGCACTGTCTTTCACCTGTTTCAGAACGCCTTTCA of the Sporosarcina sp. FSL K6-1508 genome contains:
- the fabF gene encoding beta-ketoacyl-ACP synthase II; its protein translation is MDKKRVVVTGIGAVSPVGNSAEESWNSVLEGKSGIGPLTRLDSEQFPVKVAAEVKDFDIEEYISRKDARKMDRFTHYALASSIMAMKDANLELEGDLALRTGVWIGSGIGGMETHEQQFLTFQEKGYRRVSPFFVPMMIPDMAAGQVSIYHGAKGINSCTVTACASGTNSIGDAFEVIRRGEADVMITGGAEAPITTMSVAGFCANTALSLNPDPATASRPFDKERDGFVIGEGAGILILEEYEHALARGAKIYAELVGYGSTGDAHHITAPAPGGEGGARAMQEAIEQSGISPDKIDYINAHGTSTAYNDLFETMAAKTVFGEHAYKLAMSSTKSMTGHLLGAAGGIEAIFTVKALQEGILPPTMNYVNADPECDLDYVTEGARKVDITYAMSNSLGFGGHNASLVFKKI
- a CDS encoding beta-ketoacyl-ACP synthase III; translated protein: MNAGLIGMGKYVPSQVLTNADLEKRLDTSDEWIRTMTGIEERRIADDSTDTSHMAYSAAKDAISNAGIKPEEIGLILVATVTPDRPFPSVSSMLQQQLGATHAAAMDISAACAGFMYGIVTAKQFIESGTYDYVLVVGVEKLSKITNWEDRNTAILFGDGAGAAIVGKVSEGRGILSFELGADGSGGKHLYQDEKLVMNGREVFKFAVRQMGESAESVIKKAGLMKEDVDFLIPHQANIRIMEASRQRLGLPVEKMSKTIHKYGNTSAASIPISLVDDLAEGKVKDDDVIVLVGFGGGLTWGALCIKWGR
- a CDS encoding DUF2929 family protein, with translation MRYVMTFFWSFCLITMLNYVAGSIADVPFDFMPGAIVSVVVSVIVIILGESFPEGEVSDH
- a CDS encoding ATP-dependent Clp protease ATP-binding subunit — protein: MDGQQEDQRTPLEQFGRNLVEEVKKGKMDPVIGRDEEIRNVIRILSRKTKNNPVLIGEPGVGKTAIVEGLAQRIVKGDVPEGLKDRQIFELDMSALIAGAKYRGEFEERLKGVLKQVKDSAGEIILFIDEIHTIVGAGKTEGAMDAGNMLKPMLARGELYCIGATTLDEYRMYIEKDPALERRFQQVLVREPSIEDTVSILRGLKERYELHHGVRIHDRAIVAAAALSDRYLTERFLPDKAIDLIDEASAMIRTEIDSMPSELDAVTRRIMQLEIEEQALRKEKDTVSKNRLEVLRDELKELKESSAGMREQWDSEKETLRGIQDKREKLDRFRRELEEAENRFDLNKAAELKYGKIPTLEDELHELEAALVDGQENRLLREEVTEEEIAMIVARWTGIPVTKLVEGEREKLLRLRETLEERVIGQDDAVQLVTEAVWRARAGIKDPDKPIGSFLFLGPTGVGKTELAKTLAATLFDSEDHFIRIDMSEYMEKHSISRLVGAPPGYIGYEEGGQLTEAVRRNPYSVVLLDEIEKAHPDVANILLQVLDDGRITDSQGRIVNFTNTVVIMTSNIGSAYLLHGLDDTENHAAEDLVMAELKNHFKPELLNRMDDIIIFHSLTGESFRLIARKMIEDLIKRLSQQEITMDYSEDVLDWIVNEGTDADFGARPLKRFIQRHVETIVAKEVIKGDLEQNGKLSLAMEDGKLKVTKL